The following are from one region of the Veillonella nakazawae genome:
- a CDS encoding lysophospholipid acyltransferase family protein, producing the protein MYRFMKIFSAFICLLPKGLQYAIGTLLGEVAWLAVPPKRKRLAIGQILFCNITDDPKEARRIAKASTTRFGRMIIDVLRYPEIKDGAYKDMVEFINKEYLDDALENGRGAILAAVHSGNWELLGGVLASEGYPLISVAMKQNGDADKFINEYRRIMHQHVTYKTGVREMINELKKGAFLGLIMDQDPGDDGVLVPFFGYETLTAAGPAVLARMQDVPIIFVTIHYSPFSEKHEIEVHPPIYVERTDDKKRDIAVTTTLLNEFIEDYIRRYPEDWFWLHNRWKWTRRFYGEQIETPPDVYH; encoded by the coding sequence ATGTATAGGTTTATGAAAATCTTTAGTGCCTTTATTTGCTTATTACCTAAAGGTTTGCAATATGCTATTGGTACATTGCTTGGTGAAGTTGCGTGGCTAGCAGTGCCGCCTAAACGCAAGCGCCTAGCGATAGGCCAAATTCTATTCTGTAATATTACCGATGACCCCAAGGAAGCTCGACGTATTGCGAAAGCTAGTACTACACGCTTTGGTCGTATGATTATTGATGTATTACGCTATCCTGAAATTAAGGATGGTGCATACAAAGATATGGTAGAGTTTATTAACAAAGAGTACTTAGATGATGCTTTAGAAAATGGTCGAGGCGCAATCTTGGCGGCTGTTCACAGTGGCAACTGGGAACTCCTTGGGGGGGTTCTTGCTTCGGAAGGGTATCCGTTGATTTCTGTGGCCATGAAACAGAATGGTGATGCTGATAAGTTCATCAATGAATATCGTCGGATTATGCACCAACATGTGACTTATAAAACTGGTGTGCGGGAAATGATCAATGAGCTAAAAAAAGGTGCTTTTTTAGGCCTTATTATGGATCAGGATCCTGGTGATGATGGTGTTCTTGTACCATTCTTTGGTTATGAAACATTGACGGCTGCTGGTCCAGCTGTACTGGCTCGTATGCAAGATGTACCTATCATTTTTGTGACAATACATTATAGTCCATTTTCTGAGAAGCATGAGATTGAAGTGCATCCACCAATTTATGTGGAGCGTACAGATGATAAAAAACGTGATATAGCGGTAACAACAACGCTTTTAAATGAGTTTATTGAAGATTATATTAGAAGATATCCTGAAGATTGGTTCTGGCTTCATAACCGTTGGAAGTGGACACGTCGTTTCTATGGCGAGCAGATTGAAACTCCGCCAGATGTATATCACTAA
- a CDS encoding BamA/OMP85 family outer membrane protein — translation MFKPKAYKSMLAASVLTAVMGTGSVFAAEVQAGYTPDLNNTTTTSAATTNDATTTQAVYNADAATPTTTQDETDAAILAARGDTTVSSDGTVVKGSDGTITVNNAALKTDDKQVKMVSKTTGGTDLDKAAENGQTQAVTTVEAQYVTAANAESINPYVGKLITGLSISGVTAEQQAQLLPILSEKIGDAVSVDGVFKDVTNLGNTGYFSEVNPVFTSVPEGVKLDFAVTVNPITTGVSFEGNTVYTSEVLTKFMDLQPGQVLNSVYVGQKVQGINAAYARDGYMLAHVDGIRVDDQGVLHVHIVEGIVEDIIPAGNKKTRNKVITREFVQKKGKPFNKFLVRRSVERVYNLGFFDDVNVRMLPGDQDPNNVIIEIDVLEHKTGTITLGAGYSKSDGLMGIIEFGEDNFRGTGDKFKVHWEIGGKKKYKNYQISYLKPWIDSKGTSLGFSFFNREDEYTDYNEDGNEVAEYNKKSRGFNISFGRQTGEYTRDYLTLESRKDTYKFDPDENSENGFRYDKNGAGTGPDNHNPNGSHNFKAENYIGNNFGRINSITWQKVYDSRDNIYDPTRGRRISYTAQWAGHGLGGDFDFYKFTAEARMYKKLGAKNVLAFRARGGFIQGDAPYSQLFTLGGADSLRGYEDDQFRGKYMYNATLEFRFPIVKKVSGVLFTDIGDAWDAPNVTWYNSKKTFNYGVGAGVRITTPIGPVKLDYGVGKHKNKFHFSFGTQF, via the coding sequence ATGTTTAAACCAAAAGCCTATAAAAGTATGCTTGCAGCATCTGTGTTGACTGCTGTCATGGGAACAGGCAGTGTATTTGCTGCAGAGGTACAAGCTGGCTATACTCCAGATTTAAATAACACAACAACAACTAGTGCAGCTACAACTAATGATGCTACTACTACACAAGCAGTTTACAATGCTGATGCAGCTACACCTACAACAACACAAGATGAAACTGATGCAGCTATCTTAGCGGCTCGTGGTGATACAACTGTATCTAGCGATGGTACTGTAGTTAAAGGTTCTGACGGAACTATTACAGTTAATAATGCTGCTTTAAAAACAGATGACAAACAAGTAAAAATGGTATCTAAAACTACTGGTGGTACTGACCTTGACAAGGCTGCTGAAAATGGACAAACTCAAGCTGTTACAACTGTAGAGGCTCAATATGTTACAGCTGCTAATGCTGAGTCTATTAACCCATATGTAGGTAAATTGATTACTGGTTTATCTATTTCGGGTGTAACAGCTGAACAACAAGCACAACTATTGCCTATTTTGTCAGAAAAAATCGGCGATGCTGTATCTGTTGATGGTGTATTCAAAGACGTAACTAACCTTGGTAACACTGGATACTTCTCTGAAGTAAATCCTGTATTCACATCTGTACCTGAAGGTGTTAAATTGGACTTTGCGGTTACAGTAAATCCAATTACTACTGGTGTATCTTTCGAAGGTAATACAGTTTATACTTCTGAAGTATTGACTAAATTTATGGATTTACAACCAGGTCAAGTTCTTAACTCCGTATATGTAGGCCAGAAAGTTCAAGGTATTAATGCAGCATATGCTCGTGATGGATACATGTTGGCCCACGTTGACGGTATTCGCGTAGATGATCAAGGTGTGCTTCATGTACATATCGTAGAAGGCATTGTAGAGGATATCATTCCTGCTGGTAACAAGAAAACACGCAATAAGGTTATTACCCGTGAATTCGTTCAAAAGAAAGGTAAACCTTTCAATAAATTCTTGGTACGTCGTTCTGTGGAACGCGTATACAACTTAGGCTTCTTTGATGATGTAAATGTTCGTATGTTGCCTGGTGACCAAGATCCTAATAATGTAATCATTGAAATCGATGTTTTGGAACATAAAACAGGTACTATTACATTAGGTGCTGGTTACTCCAAATCTGATGGTTTGATGGGTATCATTGAATTTGGTGAAGATAACTTCCGCGGTACTGGTGATAAATTCAAAGTTCACTGGGAAATCGGTGGTAAGAAAAAATACAAAAACTACCAAATTTCTTACTTGAAACCTTGGATCGATAGCAAAGGTACATCCCTTGGATTCTCCTTCTTCAACCGTGAAGATGAATACACAGATTATAACGAAGATGGTAATGAAGTAGCTGAATATAACAAGAAATCCCGTGGTTTCAACATTTCCTTCGGTCGTCAAACTGGGGAATATACTCGTGATTACTTAACATTAGAATCCAGGAAGGATACTTATAAATTCGATCCTGATGAAAACTCTGAAAATGGTTTCCGTTATGATAAGAATGGTGCGGGTACTGGTCCGGATAATCATAATCCAAATGGTAGCCATAACTTTAAGGCTGAGAACTATATTGGTAACAACTTCGGCCGCATTAACTCCATTACATGGCAAAAAGTATATGATTCCCGTGACAATATCTATGATCCAACACGTGGTCGTCGTATTTCCTATACAGCACAATGGGCTGGTCATGGCTTAGGCGGTGACTTTGACTTCTACAAATTCACAGCTGAAGCACGTATGTATAAAAAACTAGGTGCTAAGAATGTATTGGCATTCCGCGCACGTGGTGGTTTTATCCAAGGTGATGCACCTTATAGCCAATTATTTACATTGGGTGGTGCTGATTCCTTACGTGGTTACGAAGATGATCAATTCCGCGGTAAGTATATGTACAATGCTACATTGGAATTCCGTTTCCCAATCGTTAAAAAGGTTAGTGGCGTATTGTTCACTGATATCGGTGATGCATGGGATGCACCAAATGTTACATGGTACAACAGCAAGAAAACATTCAACTATGGCGTTGGTGCTGGTGTTCGTATTACTACACCTATTGGTCCAGTTAAACTTGATTATGGCGTGGGTAAACATAAAAATAAATTCCACTTCAGCTTCGGCACACAATTCTAA
- a CDS encoding translocation/assembly module TamB domain-containing protein, with product MTRKKWCLIGAAILGLCGVGASINPIARTYVAPMVKEQVNNAINGSVDYDSLRINWNGDVVLSDVVIKDRDGHLVGTAQDVAVGVKLSALPSIIGGNTSGATAISSVTVESPDLHIWQLVDGSWSVEKLVKPSNPNKSGSFDGDITINNGHVALRTKDGIKRNVEKLDGTVALNMSGMSKGAFTADIDGSSVLVNGNIDMDDVSNFDVFVQANEIDTTGIMSFVPLRKDLVVSEGKLQDLHLNIKSEDGQYVMSGNVGFKGLSGTYKRGNTTYTITDGEGRIMLNHDQIVISHSSWRINDQAAKLNGLITLGKDEEYLNLNVVADKVNLEAITDLGVTGIVGGRAHIGGTTVAPRVDATIGSNGISYKGYHVDRVQGNVVYDNGLVRIDDAQLSIGAGNAKVKGQYVVDTGDFDAVANVHALSLDTFTQDMTMPITGTIDGEIHVLGKNNQVTDFVGAVQGHQIGVRGVVIDSVKADLTHSDNLTNITMVGKMGTGSFSGYGSIQNGQVDATVSGNAMPLTSLSPIIGEDVAGTVSTSINVKGALDNPNVTGTVWGQEVLYKGAHFNDIHSDITLDNHVLTITNGHIGDGSGGYDITGWYNINTDALDLNAKARAVRIENLIRPVTDIPITGWFETDNHITGTAASPIVEGRAHLWDGSAYGKLITNAFAKYNYKNETLELYRFDIEGYGATITGGGTVSKDAINIDFEGKKIDMGRLLINTDYKVDGLLDGRGIITGSMDNPQFNGYVLSDALSINGQLLTDLHGHVYADKSVVNVQDFSFAESNGGRYVAKGGMKLDDSKQLFGVLDVTNGSVKNLLALLDRKNEHLDGKLNGSVEIGGTKDNPSVTVDGKINEVSIDDKVVGDATIDASLANRKFKITTLKLPVDEGLIAMGGTLDLDGEADLQVALKDVDIVPFLPLVGKDIQATGWVTGVVNVTGKTKNPKVELSGAVESGSFNGIGIDEGFVLATMQDHVIQIQRIQGAKGGYKLSIYGKIPLAALYTSGYIEASNAKSMDVTIDFNEADMAVIPLVTTSVKDATGPLKGVIRLTGTIDQPEAYGTVSVRNGTMKLANVDSEITGIDGDLIFSGQQGDFQSRINMGKGSAGLTAKVNWSGHELTNYKAAVQLDGLDIRSEYIRGPLNGELYIAERDGLPTLIGNLDLENIQFKIPLSLQSSESSTNMGVDVTVHAGKGVRLYDRTLYNMFIGGDVHFGGTLQNPTASGQFDVKSGTFKYLSHVFNITKGNAHFVGGSYLPNLQLEAETNVSNYNIMLGVKGTVDHMDLTLSSNPSLSRKQIISMLTFGRGADSNSSTLTNDDVNAVATAGLQMFAFGYVQDALQNTLGLDRINITTGSIDPDEPTNKETAGNYNIEIGKYVLPKVMLTYSQGINNKQKKYGIEYSVKRNLKFTAWRTSQGNNYIGGRWTRSF from the coding sequence ATGACCCGTAAAAAGTGGTGTCTCATAGGGGCTGCAATTTTAGGATTATGTGGTGTTGGTGCTAGCATCAATCCTATAGCTCGGACCTATGTGGCTCCTATGGTTAAAGAACAAGTAAATAATGCCATAAACGGATCTGTGGACTATGATTCTCTTCGTATCAATTGGAATGGCGATGTAGTTCTATCCGATGTGGTGATTAAAGATCGAGATGGACACTTAGTAGGTACTGCACAAGATGTAGCAGTGGGGGTTAAACTATCTGCATTGCCAAGCATAATTGGTGGTAATACATCAGGGGCAACGGCTATATCTAGTGTTACCGTGGAGTCTCCTGATCTCCATATATGGCAATTGGTCGATGGATCTTGGAGTGTAGAAAAGTTGGTAAAACCATCTAATCCAAATAAGTCTGGCAGTTTTGATGGTGATATTACCATAAATAATGGTCATGTAGCGTTACGTACTAAAGATGGAATAAAACGAAATGTTGAAAAGCTTGATGGTACTGTTGCACTTAATATGAGTGGTATGTCTAAAGGGGCTTTTACGGCTGATATAGATGGTTCCTCTGTTCTTGTAAATGGCAATATAGACATGGATGATGTGTCTAATTTTGATGTGTTTGTACAAGCCAATGAAATTGATACGACTGGCATTATGAGCTTTGTTCCGTTACGTAAGGATTTAGTTGTATCGGAGGGGAAGTTACAAGATTTACATCTCAATATTAAAAGTGAAGATGGCCAATATGTTATGAGTGGCAATGTAGGGTTCAAAGGATTAAGCGGTACTTATAAACGCGGAAATACGACCTATACTATTACTGATGGGGAAGGTCGTATTATGTTAAATCACGACCAAATTGTCATTAGCCATAGTTCTTGGCGTATTAATGATCAAGCAGCAAAGCTTAATGGTCTCATTACATTAGGGAAGGATGAAGAATATCTCAATCTTAATGTTGTAGCGGATAAGGTGAATCTTGAAGCCATTACCGATTTGGGGGTTACTGGTATTGTTGGTGGTCGTGCACATATTGGTGGTACTACTGTAGCGCCTCGCGTAGATGCGACAATAGGTAGTAATGGTATTTCTTATAAAGGGTACCATGTGGACCGAGTGCAAGGAAATGTAGTATACGATAATGGATTGGTTCGTATCGATGATGCCCAATTGTCTATTGGTGCTGGTAATGCTAAAGTTAAAGGTCAATACGTCGTAGATACAGGTGATTTTGACGCCGTTGCTAATGTTCATGCCTTATCGTTGGATACTTTCACACAAGATATGACTATGCCTATTACGGGAACCATTGATGGAGAAATCCACGTTTTGGGTAAGAATAATCAAGTTACTGATTTTGTAGGGGCTGTACAAGGTCATCAGATTGGTGTACGCGGTGTAGTTATTGATTCTGTAAAAGCGGATTTGACCCATAGTGATAATCTTACCAACATAACTATGGTTGGTAAGATGGGTACTGGCTCCTTTAGTGGATATGGTTCTATTCAAAATGGTCAAGTGGATGCCACAGTTTCTGGTAATGCCATGCCGTTGACATCACTTAGTCCAATCATAGGTGAAGATGTAGCTGGCACAGTCAGCACGTCTATTAATGTAAAAGGGGCTTTAGATAACCCTAATGTAACTGGTACTGTATGGGGACAAGAGGTTCTTTATAAGGGTGCCCATTTTAATGATATTCATAGCGATATTACTTTAGACAATCATGTTCTAACAATTACCAATGGTCATATTGGTGATGGTAGTGGTGGTTATGATATTACAGGTTGGTATAATATCAATACTGATGCGCTAGATTTAAATGCTAAAGCTCGTGCTGTACGTATTGAAAATTTAATTCGCCCTGTAACAGATATTCCTATTACAGGATGGTTTGAAACTGACAACCATATAACAGGGACTGCGGCTAGTCCAATTGTAGAAGGGCGAGCTCATTTATGGGATGGGTCTGCCTATGGTAAGCTTATTACTAATGCTTTTGCCAAATACAACTATAAAAATGAAACATTAGAATTATATCGCTTTGATATCGAAGGTTATGGTGCAACTATTACTGGTGGCGGCACAGTATCAAAAGATGCTATTAATATTGATTTCGAAGGTAAAAAAATTGATATGGGCAGACTGCTCATCAATACTGACTATAAGGTAGATGGTTTATTAGATGGCCGTGGTATTATAACAGGGTCTATGGATAATCCTCAGTTTAATGGATATGTTTTATCTGATGCTTTATCCATCAATGGCCAATTGTTGACAGATCTACATGGTCATGTCTATGCAGATAAATCCGTTGTAAATGTACAAGACTTTTCTTTTGCTGAATCAAATGGTGGTCGTTATGTTGCTAAAGGCGGCATGAAGCTCGACGATAGTAAACAGCTATTTGGTGTTTTAGATGTTACTAATGGTAGTGTCAAGAATCTATTAGCACTGTTAGATCGTAAAAATGAGCATCTTGATGGTAAATTAAACGGTTCTGTTGAAATTGGTGGCACAAAGGATAATCCAAGTGTTACTGTTGACGGTAAAATTAATGAAGTTAGTATTGATGACAAGGTTGTTGGTGATGCAACGATTGATGCTAGCTTAGCTAATCGAAAGTTTAAAATTACTACCTTAAAACTACCTGTTGATGAAGGGCTTATTGCCATGGGCGGTACATTGGATCTAGATGGCGAAGCTGACTTACAAGTCGCTTTAAAAGATGTTGACATAGTACCATTCTTACCACTTGTGGGTAAGGATATTCAAGCTACAGGTTGGGTAACTGGTGTTGTGAATGTTACGGGAAAAACTAAAAACCCTAAGGTTGAACTCTCTGGTGCGGTAGAATCTGGCTCTTTCAATGGAATTGGCATTGATGAAGGATTTGTGTTGGCTACTATGCAAGATCATGTTATTCAGATTCAGCGTATTCAAGGTGCAAAAGGGGGCTATAAGCTTAGCATTTATGGCAAGATTCCATTGGCTGCACTTTATACCTCTGGTTACATAGAAGCTAGTAATGCTAAATCTATGGACGTAACTATCGATTTTAACGAAGCTGATATGGCTGTTATTCCTCTTGTTACTACTAGTGTTAAGGATGCAACCGGTCCGTTAAAAGGGGTAATCAGACTTACTGGTACTATAGATCAACCAGAAGCATATGGTACGGTTTCTGTACGTAATGGCACTATGAAGCTGGCTAATGTAGATAGTGAAATTACAGGGATTGATGGAGACTTAATCTTCTCAGGACAGCAAGGTGATTTCCAATCCCGTATTAATATGGGGAAAGGTTCAGCCGGTTTAACTGCTAAAGTAAATTGGTCTGGTCATGAGCTTACAAATTATAAGGCTGCTGTTCAACTTGATGGGCTCGATATTCGTAGTGAATATATTAGGGGCCCATTGAATGGGGAACTTTATATTGCTGAACGTGATGGGTTACCTACATTGATAGGTAATTTGGACTTGGAAAATATCCAATTCAAGATTCCGCTTTCCTTACAATCTAGTGAAAGTAGTACCAATATGGGGGTAGACGTTACCGTCCATGCTGGCAAGGGTGTACGCCTATATGATCGTACTTTGTATAATATGTTCATTGGTGGTGATGTTCACTTTGGTGGAACGTTACAAAATCCAACAGCTAGTGGCCAGTTTGATGTTAAATCTGGTACCTTTAAATACTTAAGTCATGTATTTAATATTACGAAGGGGAATGCACACTTCGTGGGTGGCTCCTATTTGCCAAACTTACAATTAGAGGCAGAAACTAATGTAAGTAACTATAATATTATGCTTGGTGTAAAAGGTACTGTAGACCATATGGATTTAACCTTGTCGTCTAATCCTAGTCTATCTAGAAAGCAAATTATTTCTATGTTGACCTTTGGCCGTGGGGCAGATTCAAATAGCAGTACATTGACAAATGATGATGTAAATGCTGTTGCTACAGCAGGGTTACAAATGTTTGCCTTTGGCTATGTTCAAGATGCATTGCAAAATACATTAGGCTTGGATCGTATTAATATTACTACAGGTTCCATTGATCCTGATGAGCCGACGAATAAGGAAACCGCGGGTAACTATAATATTGAAATTGGTAAGTATGTATTACCGAAAGTTATGTTGACCTATTCTCAAGGTATAAATAACAAGCAAAAAAAATATGGTATAGAGTATTCTGTTAAACGAAACCTCAAGTTTACTGCATGGCGCACATCGCAAGGAAACAATTATATCGGTGGTCGTTGGACACGAAGCTTCTAA
- a CDS encoding TolC family protein, whose protein sequence is MNKKVLSLGVMLSLVTTGAMAADVVTTSVNNGDQLSKYQKEAIQLTQKQLAEKSVQDSKTYENKLDLDESRTIDLALANNRTAKQTKWDYQAAKDTVSATAAGKNPSISYSWQGARSNGVSAMTGRNVTSKTGSHSFTISAPVFSPELDASIDVSRYAREGAGASYEESLQQAKYDAISGYYTLIMNRNLVDVAQQSVKDYQGHVTNVQAQYNVGLVASSDVLAAKTNLADSETNLVKAQNAANLAEASLNQVIAYPAQTAINTAEHDLQYKPYNVTLEQAKVYALLHRSALVKSAMAVKEAEETLKKAKSGYLPTVGVEAGRGYADPDGYFGTNNKSWHIGAKASWSLWDGGTTQNKVKVATDTLEKAKEANLAAVDNVLLAVQKAYLNLRSAEQTIQSTQTAVAQGQESFRIATLRYRAGVGTNLDVLDAETKLTDARNNYVQALYNYNISIAALEQLTGVPLNTPVGQGAEIIANSGAAEQLAKLGSNQ, encoded by the coding sequence ATGAATAAAAAGGTTTTATCCTTGGGTGTAATGCTCTCCTTGGTTACTACAGGTGCAATGGCTGCTGATGTAGTTACAACTTCCGTTAATAATGGAGACCAATTAAGCAAATATCAAAAAGAAGCTATTCAATTAACACAAAAGCAATTAGCTGAAAAATCTGTTCAAGATAGCAAAACATATGAGAACAAATTGGACCTCGATGAGTCTCGTACTATAGATTTGGCATTGGCCAATAACCGTACTGCAAAACAAACTAAATGGGACTATCAAGCTGCAAAAGATACTGTAAGTGCTACCGCAGCTGGTAAAAATCCTAGTATTTCTTATTCGTGGCAAGGGGCCAGAAGTAATGGTGTGAGCGCTATGACTGGACGAAACGTAACAAGCAAGACTGGTAGTCATAGTTTTACGATTAGCGCACCTGTATTTAGTCCTGAATTAGATGCGTCTATTGATGTATCTCGTTATGCACGAGAAGGGGCTGGTGCAAGTTATGAAGAATCATTGCAACAAGCTAAATACGATGCTATCAGTGGCTACTATACGTTAATTATGAACCGTAATCTTGTTGATGTGGCTCAGCAATCTGTGAAAGATTACCAAGGTCATGTAACAAATGTGCAAGCTCAATATAATGTTGGCTTGGTCGCTAGTTCTGATGTATTGGCTGCTAAAACAAATCTCGCAGACTCTGAAACGAATCTTGTAAAAGCACAAAACGCTGCAAATTTAGCAGAAGCAAGTTTAAATCAAGTCATTGCATATCCTGCACAAACAGCTATTAATACGGCAGAACATGACTTACAATATAAACCTTACAATGTTACATTAGAACAAGCTAAAGTATATGCATTGCTTCATCGCTCAGCGCTTGTAAAATCTGCTATGGCCGTAAAAGAGGCTGAAGAGACTTTGAAAAAGGCTAAGTCTGGCTACTTACCTACAGTTGGTGTAGAAGCCGGTCGTGGTTATGCTGATCCAGATGGTTACTTTGGTACAAATAACAAATCTTGGCATATTGGAGCAAAGGCTTCTTGGAGTCTATGGGATGGCGGTACAACACAAAATAAAGTAAAAGTGGCTACTGATACTTTAGAAAAAGCTAAAGAAGCCAACTTAGCCGCTGTAGATAATGTGTTGCTAGCAGTACAAAAAGCATACTTGAACTTGCGTTCTGCAGAGCAAACAATCCAAAGCACTCAAACTGCAGTCGCTCAAGGTCAAGAAAGCTTCCGCATTGCTACACTTCGTTATCGTGCAGGTGTTGGTACAAACCTTGATGTACTGGATGCTGAAACTAAATTAACAGATGCTCGTAATAATTATGTACAAGCACTTTATAATTACAATATTAGTATTGCTGCTCTTGAACAATTGACAGGTGTTCCTTTGAATACTCCAGTTGGACAAGGTGCAGAAATTATTGCAAACAGTGGTGCAGCTGAACAGTTAGCTAAACTTGGTAGCAATCAATAA
- a CDS encoding OmpH family outer membrane protein produces the protein MNKRIKSLVLGASLVASMAVLGGCGSNNIGYVDSVKVANSTEKGIEITKEINAKKAELDAKIAAADEASKQNVFNQANQELNAFANAKAQEYRQYQEQKVGELVKEKKLDVVIEKGAVVGGGSDVTDDLIAKMGKASDDQIKEAENAAKAQEQQDAQQNAQQAGQTTAVNTEESAQ, from the coding sequence ATGAATAAACGTATTAAATCTTTAGTATTAGGTGCATCCTTAGTGGCTTCTATGGCTGTTTTAGGTGGTTGTGGTTCTAATAATATTGGTTATGTTGATAGCGTGAAAGTAGCAAACAGCACTGAAAAAGGTATTGAAATCACTAAAGAAATCAATGCTAAGAAAGCTGAGTTGGATGCTAAAATTGCAGCCGCTGATGAAGCATCTAAACAAAATGTATTTAATCAAGCTAATCAAGAGTTAAACGCCTTTGCCAATGCAAAAGCACAAGAATATCGTCAATATCAAGAACAAAAAGTTGGTGAACTTGTAAAAGAGAAAAAACTTGATGTTGTTATTGAAAAAGGTGCTGTTGTTGGTGGTGGTTCTGATGTGACTGATGATTTAATTGCGAAGATGGGCAAAGCTTCTGATGACCAAATTAAAGAAGCTGAAAATGCGGCTAAAGCACAAGAACAACAAGATGCACAACAAAATGCTCAACAAGCAGGTCAAACTACAGCAGTTAATACTGAGGAAAGTGCACAATAA
- a CDS encoding OmpH family outer membrane protein: MMRMMNNKANVKIFSIVIAAIFIIGIGALAYTQMATPTGSSGNSTIGVIDTSRMMSQDNPIYISAAQEYMSYQSQLQQETQAKIDAAQDDATKQKLAEEARQNLAKKDQEIAKSVQDKAMEAAKAVGDAKGLSVVMTKDTVLYGGVDITDQVLKKLANDAKK; the protein is encoded by the coding sequence ATGATGCGAATGATGAACAACAAGGCGAATGTGAAAATTTTCTCCATCGTCATTGCTGCTATTTTTATTATCGGTATTGGTGCATTGGCATATACTCAAATGGCTACGCCAACTGGTAGTAGTGGTAACAGCACAATTGGTGTTATCGATACATCTCGTATGATGTCTCAAGATAATCCAATTTATATCTCTGCAGCTCAAGAATATATGAGCTATCAAAGCCAATTACAACAAGAAACACAAGCAAAAATTGATGCAGCACAAGATGATGCGACTAAACAAAAATTAGCTGAAGAAGCACGTCAAAACTTGGCAAAAAAAGATCAAGAAATTGCTAAATCCGTTCAAGATAAGGCGATGGAAGCAGCAAAAGCTGTGGGTGATGCAAAAGGTCTTAGCGTTGTAATGACTAAAGACACTGTATTATATGGTGGTGTAGATATTACAGATCAAGTATTGAAAAAATTAGCTAATGATGCGAAAAAATAA
- the lpxD gene encoding UDP-3-O-(3-hydroxymyristoyl)glucosamine N-acyltransferase — protein sequence MEKTLQELATLVDGRVIGDASIVITETRSFEQAVKQSITFAVGEYVEHIALCQAGAVIVESEVTDAPMAQIVVDNAKAAFAQVLELFHPPVVVPREVHSTAIIGENVTIGKNVAIGAYCVINDNAVIEDNVTIRPYVYIGHNVRIGEDSDIYAGAIVHENCILGKRVVLRAKAVIGGEGFGFATENGVHTHIPQVGNVILEDDVEVGSCTTIDNATMGSTLVRRGTKIDNLVHLGHNVEIGEDCFLIAQVGIAGSTKCGNHVIFAGQTGCTGHITIGDNVQFAGKTGITGNVPSNSIMAGYPMRPHKEWLKLAAYENRLPDMVKTVKQLQKEIDALKAQLKES from the coding sequence TTGGAAAAAACTTTACAGGAACTCGCAACATTAGTAGATGGTCGTGTTATAGGCGATGCATCTATTGTTATTACTGAGACACGTAGCTTTGAACAAGCCGTAAAACAATCCATAACTTTTGCAGTAGGTGAATATGTTGAACATATTGCATTATGCCAAGCGGGTGCTGTGATCGTTGAATCTGAAGTAACAGATGCACCGATGGCTCAAATTGTAGTTGATAATGCAAAAGCAGCATTTGCACAAGTGTTAGAACTCTTCCATCCACCTGTTGTTGTTCCTAGAGAAGTGCATAGCACTGCTATTATTGGCGAAAATGTAACAATTGGAAAAAATGTTGCTATTGGTGCTTATTGTGTTATTAATGATAATGCAGTTATTGAAGATAATGTAACAATTCGCCCATATGTTTATATTGGACATAATGTACGTATTGGCGAAGATTCTGATATTTATGCAGGCGCTATTGTTCATGAAAACTGTATTTTAGGTAAACGCGTTGTATTGCGTGCTAAAGCAGTAATTGGTGGCGAAGGCTTCGGTTTTGCTACAGAGAATGGCGTACATACACATATTCCACAAGTTGGAAATGTTATTCTTGAAGATGATGTTGAGGTTGGCTCTTGTACAACAATTGATAATGCTACAATGGGATCTACATTAGTTCGTCGTGGTACAAAAATCGATAACCTTGTACACCTTGGTCACAATGTGGAAATTGGTGAAGATTGCTTCTTGATTGCTCAAGTTGGTATTGCAGGTAGTACTAAATGTGGTAATCATGTAATCTTTGCAGGCCAAACTGGTTGTACTGGACATATCACAATTGGAGATAATGTACAATTTGCTGGAAAGACTGGTATTACAGGTAATGTACCATCTAATTCTATTATGGCGGGCTATCCTATGAGACCACATAAAGAATGGTTAAAATTGGCAGCTTATGAAAACCGTTTGCCGGATATGGTTAAAACAGTAAAACAACTACAAAAAGAAATTGACGCTTTGAAAGCACAGCTGAAGGAGAGCTAA